The following proteins come from a genomic window of Winogradskyella sp. PC-19:
- a CDS encoding S41 family peptidase: MKKFTFLAAFCISLFSFSQGTQLLRQPTLHGNNVVFVYANDLWKASTSGGNAIRLTSDEGYESSPHFSNDGKMIAFTAQYDGNVDVFVIPSKGGEPRRLTYHPGGDFVQGWTPDGKVLFRSGRESQPTMTSKFFTVSLDGGLPQALDIPRAAYGEISSDGKHLAYTPITGWDAEWRNYRGGQAMPIWVVNLKTKDLIRTQQPTGERHLDPIWLNGIVYFMSERDYTMNIWSFNPSTKEEKQITFHRKFDVKSLDSSSDKIIYEQGGYLHVYNPSTQTTNQLNITVNGDLNFYREKWSDMSARDLSNPNVSPKGKRAIFEHRGEIFTVPKENGTWQNLTNSPGVADRAPIWSPEGNKVAWFSDKSGEYQLMVANQNGQNAKAITLPNPTFYFQPDWSTDGKHIAYTDTHYNIWIVNLETEKAAIVATDSYAHPNRSMNPVWSPDSKWIAYAKQQKSHFKSIFAFNIDTKKTIQLTDPIADAISPVWDASGKYLYTLASTNYGLQSGWLDMSSYDPGARIERSLYAIVLSKNGDAPNLPKNDKEESKKEDDKKTDETVTVSIDKDGIFDRAVALDLPSLNYAALAKGPKHKIFVAEAIPNESGLKVHLYDVEKQKAEDFSKGVSQMVTSEDRKSILLFKGGKWILTSTTAAPKPGKDILKTNLKIKLNPKAEAHQIFKEGWRYMRDFLYVDNVHGAPWDDIYKWYSPWIDHVRHRTDLNYVVDIMSGEVAIGHSYVSGGDFPDVDNVPVGLLGANFKINKGRYQISKLFNGGRWNPNIKAPLTQPGNNVNIGDYILKVNGKTVSEKDNIYQYLEQTSGREITLTVNSKPSMQNAKKILVKPVRSERALRTIDWVEGNRRKVDKLSNGKLAYVYVPNTGGGGFTSFNRYYFAQQDKKGAVIDERNNGGGSAADYMIDIMSRELFGYFNSKANDNRPWTTPMAGIWGPKVMLINERAGSGGDLLPYMFKMKNIGPLIGTKTWGGLVGTWDTPRFIDGGRMVAPRGGFYDVDGKWAVEGEGVAPDIEVIQHPKKTSKGNDPQLERAINEALKLLRDNEFQLKPEPKAPIRWKRPEGYKSDK; the protein is encoded by the coding sequence ATGAAAAAATTTACTTTTCTAGCAGCATTTTGTATTTCCTTATTTAGTTTTTCGCAAGGCACACAATTATTACGTCAACCAACACTTCATGGTAACAATGTGGTTTTTGTTTATGCAAATGACTTATGGAAAGCTTCTACTTCAGGAGGAAACGCCATACGATTAACAAGTGACGAAGGTTACGAATCTAGTCCTCATTTTTCTAATGATGGAAAAATGATTGCATTTACGGCTCAATATGACGGTAATGTTGATGTCTTTGTTATACCTTCTAAAGGTGGTGAACCAAGACGCTTAACCTATCATCCAGGTGGAGATTTTGTTCAAGGCTGGACACCGGACGGAAAAGTTTTATTTCGTTCAGGAAGAGAAAGTCAACCAACAATGACTAGTAAATTCTTTACGGTTTCTTTAGATGGTGGTTTACCTCAAGCTCTAGATATTCCAAGAGCAGCTTATGGAGAAATATCCTCTGACGGAAAGCATCTTGCTTATACACCTATTACAGGTTGGGATGCAGAATGGCGCAATTATCGTGGCGGACAAGCCATGCCTATATGGGTTGTAAATCTAAAAACTAAAGATTTAATAAGAACACAACAACCTACAGGCGAAAGGCATTTAGATCCTATTTGGTTAAACGGTATTGTTTATTTTATGTCTGAACGTGATTATACCATGAATATATGGTCTTTTAATCCTTCTACTAAAGAAGAAAAGCAAATTACATTTCACAGAAAGTTTGACGTAAAAAGTTTGGACTCAAGTTCTGATAAGATTATCTATGAACAAGGTGGATATCTTCACGTTTATAATCCATCAACACAAACTACAAATCAATTAAATATAACAGTTAATGGTGATTTAAATTTCTACAGAGAAAAATGGAGCGATATGTCTGCAAGAGATTTATCAAATCCAAATGTGTCGCCTAAAGGCAAGCGTGCTATTTTTGAGCATCGTGGAGAAATATTTACAGTACCAAAGGAAAATGGAACATGGCAAAATCTTACAAATTCTCCTGGTGTTGCTGATAGAGCTCCGATTTGGTCGCCAGAAGGCAATAAAGTCGCTTGGTTTTCTGATAAAAGTGGCGAATACCAATTAATGGTTGCTAATCAGAATGGACAAAATGCAAAAGCAATCACCTTACCGAACCCTACATTTTATTTTCAACCAGACTGGTCTACTGACGGAAAACACATTGCCTATACAGATACGCATTATAATATCTGGATTGTAAACTTAGAGACTGAAAAAGCAGCTATAGTTGCAACAGACAGTTATGCTCATCCAAATCGTTCAATGAATCCTGTTTGGTCGCCAGATAGTAAATGGATTGCTTATGCTAAGCAACAAAAAAGTCATTTCAAATCTATTTTTGCTTTTAATATAGATACAAAGAAAACTATACAACTTACAGATCCAATTGCAGATGCAATTTCTCCAGTTTGGGACGCATCAGGCAAATACTTATATACTCTAGCTAGTACAAACTATGGTTTACAATCGGGTTGGTTGGACATGAGTTCTTATGACCCAGGCGCAAGAATAGAAAGAAGTCTATACGCAATCGTTTTAAGTAAAAATGGTGATGCACCTAACCTTCCAAAAAATGATAAAGAAGAATCAAAGAAAGAAGATGATAAAAAAACAGATGAGACCGTCACTGTAAGCATTGATAAAGATGGTATTTTTGACCGAGCAGTTGCTTTAGATTTACCTAGCCTAAATTATGCTGCATTAGCTAAAGGACCTAAACATAAAATTTTTGTAGCGGAAGCTATTCCTAATGAAAGTGGACTAAAAGTTCATTTATATGATGTTGAAAAACAAAAAGCTGAAGATTTTTCAAAAGGTGTTTCGCAAATGGTAACATCTGAAGATAGAAAATCTATACTTTTATTTAAAGGTGGTAAATGGATTTTGACAAGCACAACTGCTGCACCTAAGCCAGGAAAGGACATTTTAAAAACCAACTTAAAAATAAAACTAAACCCAAAAGCAGAAGCACATCAAATATTTAAAGAAGGATGGCGCTATATGAGAGATTTCTTGTATGTCGATAATGTCCATGGTGCTCCTTGGGATGACATCTATAAATGGTATTCTCCTTGGATTGACCATGTGCGTCACCGTACTGACCTTAATTATGTTGTAGATATTATGAGTGGTGAAGTTGCAATTGGACATTCTTATGTGTCTGGTGGTGATTTCCCTGATGTAGATAATGTTCCTGTTGGTTTACTTGGTGCCAATTTTAAAATAAACAAAGGGCGTTACCAAATTTCTAAATTATTTAATGGTGGACGTTGGAACCCAAATATAAAAGCACCATTAACACAACCTGGAAACAATGTCAATATAGGCGACTATATTCTTAAAGTAAACGGAAAAACAGTCTCTGAAAAAGATAATATTTATCAATACCTAGAGCAGACATCTGGTCGCGAAATAACATTAACAGTAAACTCTAAACCTTCAATGCAAAATGCTAAAAAAATATTGGTAAAACCAGTCCGAAGCGAACGTGCATTAAGAACTATAGATTGGGTTGAAGGTAACCGTAGAAAAGTAGATAAACTCTCAAATGGTAAATTAGCTTACGTTTATGTTCCAAATACTGGTGGTGGTGGCTTTACATCTTTTAACAGATATTATTTTGCACAGCAAGATAAAAAAGGTGCTGTAATTGACGAACGTAACAATGGTGGTGGTTCTGCAGCGGATTATATGATAGATATTATGTCTCGCGAATTGTTTGGCTACTTTAATAGTAAAGCAAATGACAATAGACCTTGGACAACACCAATGGCAGGTATTTGGGGACCAAAAGTTATGCTTATAAATGAACGTGCTGGTTCTGGTGGTGATTTATTACCGTACATGTTTAAGATGAAAAACATAGGGCCTTTAATTGGCACTAAAACTTGGGGTGGATTAGTCGGAACTTGGGATACACCAAGATTTATAGATGGCGGTCGTATGGTGGCACCAAGAGGTGGTTTTTATGATGTAGATGGTAAATGGGCTGTTGAAGGAGAAGGCGTAGCTCCAGATATCGAAGTGATTCAACACCCAAAAAAAACCTCAAAAGGAAATGATCCTCAATTAGAACGTGCCATAAACGAAGCGCTTAAATTATTAAGAGATAATGAGTTTCAGTTAAAACCAGAGCCAAAAGCACCTATAAGATGGAAACGTCCTGAAGGTTATAAATCTGATAAATAA
- a CDS encoding reprolysin-like metallopeptidase has product MKKIYLILLTLPFIGFSQKKSFWSKTNASKFQQTQLVERNSTASQFDVYNLNFEGIKSSLSNAVSRTSSLESDVFIKFPNANGDMERYQIYEASIMEPDFAAKHPEIQSYVGINIDNPGTTIRFSTTIFGFHAVIHSIGKTYYIDPYTEDLDNYIFYAKGNLYSDIDRIGCVLTEDIDSGRINEKGLSTNIQRNANDGLLRTFRLSLSSTQEYSNFHINAAGQGSASDAVKRATVLAAMNVTMTRVNGLFERDFSLTMELVEIIDPPFSNTSTISLVEPDGFTDNDAFTLLDENQVITDARIGPPNYDVGHVFTTGGGGVASLGGICLDETVTPGINRKARAVTGLPSPVGDPYDVDFVAHEMGHHFGANHIFNGSQGNCSGANRNASTSVEPGSGTSIMGYAGICAGDNIQPNSDDHFNAISIDEIFARITGTAQYSAFPTCSVNTSNSNTAPTVNAGSDYTIPFGTAFTLSGTASDSDGTAVLSYNWEQVDAGTTAGQPSATDTDGPMFRSRPSQPNGDRTFPQLSDILAGNLTPQWEVIPNVARDLNFALTVRDNQTPNGGQTNRDDMLVSVANTGPFRVTSQSAVGTVFNENSSTTIEWDVAGTTANGINTSQVNILLSTDGGQTFNTTLVSGTNNDGSETITFPNGLTSGNCRIKVESVGNIYFAINPQVFAIGNYTVNSQEFCDDYLFNAGITVVENGASYTGYALNIPDSRVISDTNINVNITSPNNGDIWYAIRAPWQPAGLQQLASGICSGTTNTDITFDDEGVAVNCSSTNSGDNFIPQVALSFADGQNSQGDWIFFLTDVVVDGTTSTWNSATITICYEETSFVLSNDNFELDDFALFPNPNKGDFTLQFNSNSGKEINVDVYDISGKLVFDSNYDATSRFDKQIILNNVSTGIYIMKVNDGNKTITRKLIIE; this is encoded by the coding sequence ATGAAAAAGATTTACCTTATACTATTAACCTTACCTTTTATTGGTTTTTCTCAAAAAAAATCATTTTGGTCAAAAACTAATGCTAGTAAATTTCAGCAAACTCAATTAGTTGAAAGAAATTCTACCGCATCTCAATTTGATGTCTATAATTTAAATTTTGAAGGAATCAAAAGCTCATTAAGCAACGCTGTGAGTCGGACATCATCCTTAGAATCAGACGTATTTATTAAATTTCCAAATGCCAATGGTGACATGGAACGTTATCAAATCTATGAAGCCTCAATTATGGAACCTGATTTTGCTGCAAAACATCCCGAGATCCAATCCTATGTAGGTATCAATATAGATAACCCAGGAACTACAATACGATTTAGTACAACCATTTTTGGTTTTCATGCTGTAATACATTCCATAGGAAAAACATACTACATAGATCCTTACACGGAAGATTTAGATAATTATATCTTTTATGCTAAGGGAAATTTGTATTCTGATATAGACCGTATAGGTTGTGTTTTAACTGAAGATATAGATTCTGGTAGAATTAATGAAAAAGGTTTAAGTACTAATATTCAAAGAAATGCAAATGATGGTCTACTTAGGACTTTTCGTTTATCATTATCTTCAACTCAGGAGTATTCTAATTTCCATATTAATGCAGCAGGCCAAGGTTCTGCTAGTGATGCTGTAAAGCGTGCTACTGTTTTAGCTGCAATGAATGTAACTATGACTAGAGTAAATGGTCTTTTTGAACGAGACTTTTCCTTAACTATGGAATTAGTAGAAATTATTGACCCTCCTTTTTCTAATACAAGTACAATATCCCTTGTAGAACCAGATGGATTTACTGACAATGATGCTTTTACTCTTTTAGATGAAAATCAAGTAATAACAGATGCAAGAATTGGACCTCCAAACTATGATGTAGGTCATGTATTTACTACAGGTGGTGGTGGTGTCGCATCTTTAGGTGGCATATGCTTAGATGAAACTGTTACTCCTGGGATTAATAGAAAAGCAAGAGCAGTGACAGGGTTGCCTAGTCCAGTTGGAGACCCTTACGATGTTGACTTTGTTGCTCATGAAATGGGGCATCATTTTGGCGCAAATCACATATTTAACGGTAGTCAAGGTAATTGCTCTGGGGCAAATAGAAATGCTTCAACTTCAGTTGAACCAGGAAGTGGCACAAGTATTATGGGGTATGCTGGTATTTGTGCTGGTGATAATATTCAACCAAATAGTGACGATCATTTTAATGCCATAAGTATTGATGAAATATTTGCAAGAATTACGGGTACAGCTCAATATTCTGCTTTTCCGACATGTTCTGTTAACACATCTAATAGTAATACCGCTCCAACAGTAAATGCTGGAAGCGACTATACGATTCCATTTGGTACTGCATTCACACTTTCTGGGACAGCCAGTGACTCAGACGGTACGGCAGTATTATCTTATAATTGGGAACAAGTTGATGCGGGTACAACAGCAGGTCAACCATCAGCAACAGATACTGATGGTCCAATGTTTAGATCAAGACCATCGCAACCTAATGGAGATAGAACATTTCCTCAGTTGAGTGATATTCTTGCAGGTAATTTAACACCTCAATGGGAAGTTATCCCTAACGTTGCTAGAGACTTGAATTTTGCCTTAACAGTGAGAGACAATCAAACTCCTAATGGTGGACAAACTAATAGAGATGATATGCTAGTGAGTGTTGCTAATACGGGACCATTTAGAGTAACATCTCAGTCTGCAGTTGGTACTGTCTTCAATGAAAATTCTTCAACAACAATTGAATGGGATGTCGCAGGTACAACTGCAAATGGAATTAATACATCTCAAGTAAATATACTGTTATCGACTGATGGTGGTCAAACTTTTAATACGACATTAGTTTCTGGTACAAATAACGATGGAAGCGAAACTATTACTTTTCCAAACGGTTTGACTTCAGGAAACTGTAGAATTAAAGTTGAATCTGTTGGGAATATTTATTTCGCTATAAACCCACAAGTATTTGCAATTGGTAATTATACAGTTAATTCTCAAGAATTCTGTGATGATTATCTGTTTAATGCTGGGATAACAGTTGTCGAAAATGGAGCCTCTTATACTGGGTATGCTTTGAACATTCCAGATTCTAGAGTAATATCAGATACTAATATAAATGTAAATATTACTAGTCCTAATAATGGAGATATTTGGTATGCTATTAGAGCTCCTTGGCAACCTGCAGGATTACAACAATTAGCTTCTGGTATTTGTTCAGGAACAACAAATACAGATATTACTTTCGATGATGAAGGTGTTGCTGTAAATTGTTCTAGTACCAATAGTGGCGACAATTTTATACCTCAAGTTGCTCTATCATTTGCAGATGGACAAAATTCACAAGGCGATTGGATATTTTTCTTAACAGATGTAGTAGTAGATGGTACAACTAGTACTTGGAACTCCGCTACAATAACAATTTGTTATGAAGAAACTTCATTTGTACTAAGTAATGATAATTTTGAACTAGACGATTTTGCCTTATTCCCTAACCCAAATAAAGGAGATTTCACATTACAGTTTAACTCTAACTCTGGTAAAGAAATTAATGTAGATGTATATGATATTTCTGGAAAATTAGTATTTGATAGTAATTATGATGCTACTTCAAGGTTTGATAAACAAATAATTTTAAACAATGTTAGCACAGGCATTTATATTATGAAAGTTAATGATGGTAATAAAACAATTACTAGAAAACTTATAATTGAATAA
- the ggt gene encoding gamma-glutamyltransferase, whose translation MKNALYLLLIISLVFGCKENQKTTKKTENKRGLVTDKAMVVSAREEASKIGSQILELGGNAFDAMMATEMALAVSYPYAGNLGGGGFLIYRLADGEVGALDYREKAPIAAKKDMYLDEKGDVIKGKSTIGPLAIGIPGTIAGVFKAQERFGKLDVATVLKPVFELAENGFVITKNQERRFKNYDSLFYAVNGKKILFNKKIKAGQKISNNALASTLKRIAQNGRDEFYKGETAKILVEFLQERGSIITLEDLAKYEAKWREPIQFQYDDLTITSMSPPSSGGICLNQIMTMVEDFDLSDYGHNSLKTIQVLVEAEKRAYADRSYYLGDPDFVDIPVETLTSSVYLQDRMNNFSFETATAVDSISHGKIVGYESEETTHYSIVDQFGNAIAVTTTLNGGYGSKVYADELGFFLNNEMDDFSSKPGEPNYYGLIGAEANSIVPEKRMLSSMTPTIVEKDGELLMSVGTPGGSTIITSVLQTILNVHEFKMTMQEAVNAPRFHNQWLPDEIRMEPSSFDRGLIKQLEAKGYIINETRSPIIGIVDGILILDNGKLEGGADKRGDDTAFGF comes from the coding sequence ATGAAAAACGCACTCTATTTACTGCTCATTATAAGTTTAGTTTTTGGCTGTAAAGAAAATCAAAAAACAACAAAAAAGACAGAAAATAAACGTGGCTTAGTTACAGATAAAGCTATGGTAGTTAGTGCACGTGAAGAAGCTTCAAAAATTGGAAGTCAAATATTAGAGCTTGGCGGCAATGCATTTGATGCAATGATGGCAACAGAGATGGCGTTGGCTGTTTCATATCCATATGCAGGCAATCTTGGTGGTGGCGGTTTTTTAATCTACAGGCTAGCAGATGGCGAAGTAGGTGCATTAGACTATAGAGAAAAAGCACCTATAGCAGCTAAAAAGGATATGTATCTTGATGAAAAAGGAGATGTGATTAAAGGAAAAAGCACAATTGGACCATTAGCAATTGGCATTCCTGGTACAATAGCAGGTGTGTTCAAAGCACAAGAACGTTTTGGAAAACTAGATGTAGCTACTGTTTTAAAACCTGTATTTGAATTAGCAGAAAATGGTTTTGTAATTACCAAAAATCAAGAAAGACGTTTTAAAAATTATGATAGCCTGTTTTATGCTGTAAATGGAAAGAAAATCCTGTTCAATAAAAAAATTAAAGCAGGCCAAAAAATTTCTAATAATGCACTTGCAAGTACTTTAAAGCGTATCGCGCAAAATGGTAGAGATGAATTTTACAAAGGAGAAACTGCAAAGATCTTAGTTGAATTTCTTCAAGAAAGAGGAAGTATTATTACACTAGAAGACTTAGCCAAATATGAAGCCAAATGGCGAGAACCTATTCAATTTCAATACGATGACTTGACGATTACATCTATGTCGCCACCTTCTTCTGGAGGTATTTGTTTGAATCAGATTATGACAATGGTCGAAGATTTTGATTTAAGCGATTATGGACATAACAGTCTAAAAACAATTCAAGTTTTAGTTGAAGCGGAAAAAAGAGCTTATGCCGATAGAAGTTACTATCTCGGTGATCCTGATTTTGTAGATATCCCCGTAGAAACCTTAACCAGTAGTGTTTATCTTCAAGACAGAATGAATAACTTTTCATTTGAAACTGCTACCGCTGTAGATTCTATTTCACATGGTAAAATAGTAGGCTATGAAAGTGAAGAGACCACACACTACTCTATCGTAGATCAATTTGGTAACGCTATTGCTGTTACCACCACCTTAAATGGTGGTTATGGCTCTAAAGTATATGCCGATGAATTAGGGTTTTTCCTAAATAACGAAATGGACGATTTTAGCAGCAAACCTGGCGAACCAAATTACTACGGATTAATTGGAGCTGAGGCTAATAGTATAGTTCCAGAAAAGCGTATGCTAAGCTCAATGACACCAACAATTGTAGAAAAAGATGGCGAACTTCTAATGTCTGTTGGAACTCCCGGAGGTTCTACAATTATTACGTCAGTTTTACAAACTATTTTGAATGTTCACGAATTTAAAATGACCATGCAAGAAGCTGTTAATGCGCCTCGTTTTCATAATCAATGGTTGCCTGACGAAATCCGAATGGAACCAAGTTCTTTTGATAGAGGTTTAATAAAACAACTTGAAGCTAAAGGTTATATCATCAACGAAACACGTTCACCTATAATTGGTATTGTCGATGGTATCTTAATCTTAGATAATGGCAAGCTTGAAGGCGGCGCTGACAAACGAGGTGACGATACTGCATTTGGGTTTTAG